From Thermoflavifilum aggregans, a single genomic window includes:
- the groL gene encoding chaperonin GroEL (60 kDa chaperone family; promotes refolding of misfolded polypeptides especially under stressful conditions; forms two stacked rings of heptamers to form a barrel-shaped 14mer; ends can be capped by GroES; misfolded proteins enter the barrel where they are refolded when GroES binds), with protein sequence MAKQLFFDTEARNRMKKGIDTLANAVKVTLGPKGRNVVLEKKYGAPSVTKDGVTVAKEIELEDPIENMGAQMVKEVASKTSDIAGDGTTTATVLAQALITEGMKVVAAGANPMDVKRGIDKAVKAVVEHLKKQSEKIGTDTKKIEQVATISANNDPTIGALIAEAMQKVSKDGVITVEEAKGTDTYVDVVEGMQFDRGYLSPYFVTNSEKMEAVLENPYILIHDKKISTMKDILHILERIAQQGAPLLIIAEDVEGEALATLVVNKLRGTLKVCAVKAPGFGDRRKEMLQDIAILTGGIVISEEQGYKLENADLTYLGRAESVTVDKDNTTIVGGKGKKSDIQARINQIKAQIETTTSDYDKEKLQERLAKLSGGVAVLYVGAATEVEMKEKKDRVDDALHATRAAVEEGIVPGGGVAYIRALEALEKLQGDNDDETTGINIVKRAIEEPLRQIANNAGWEGSIVVQKVKDGQGDFGFNARTEEFEKLLSAGVIDPAKVTRIALENAASIAGMLLTTECVVADKPEPKQNTPAPAGGMGGMDY encoded by the coding sequence ATGGCAAAGCAATTGTTCTTCGACACCGAAGCACGCAACAGAATGAAAAAGGGTATTGATACCCTTGCAAATGCAGTAAAGGTTACCCTGGGTCCTAAAGGTCGCAATGTGGTGCTGGAAAAGAAATACGGCGCTCCTAGCGTTACCAAGGACGGGGTTACCGTAGCTAAAGAAATCGAATTGGAAGATCCCATCGAAAATATGGGTGCCCAGATGGTAAAAGAAGTGGCATCCAAAACCTCGGACATCGCCGGTGATGGTACCACAACCGCTACTGTGCTGGCTCAGGCATTGATTACCGAAGGTATGAAAGTAGTAGCTGCTGGTGCTAACCCGATGGATGTGAAAAGAGGTATAGACAAGGCCGTGAAGGCTGTGGTAGAACACCTGAAAAAACAATCTGAAAAAATCGGTACCGATACCAAAAAAATCGAACAGGTGGCTACCATCTCGGCTAACAACGATCCCACCATTGGCGCCCTGATTGCTGAAGCTATGCAAAAAGTCAGCAAGGATGGTGTGATCACCGTAGAAGAAGCCAAAGGTACCGATACCTATGTAGATGTCGTGGAAGGAATGCAGTTTGACCGCGGTTACCTCTCACCCTACTTCGTGACCAACAGCGAAAAAATGGAAGCTGTGCTGGAAAATCCCTACATCCTGATCCACGACAAGAAGATCAGCACCATGAAGGATATCCTGCACATTCTGGAAAGAATAGCCCAGCAGGGTGCTCCATTGCTGATCATAGCCGAAGATGTGGAAGGCGAAGCCCTGGCTACCTTAGTAGTGAACAAACTGCGTGGTACACTGAAAGTATGCGCTGTTAAAGCTCCTGGCTTCGGCGATCGTCGCAAGGAAATGCTGCAGGATATCGCTATCCTCACCGGTGGCATAGTTATCAGCGAAGAACAAGGCTACAAACTTGAAAATGCAGATCTCACCTACCTTGGCCGCGCTGAATCCGTAACCGTCGATAAAGACAACACCACCATTGTAGGCGGCAAAGGCAAGAAGAGCGATATCCAGGCCCGTATCAACCAGATCAAGGCCCAAATTGAAACCACCACTTCCGACTACGATAAGGAAAAACTCCAGGAACGCCTGGCTAAACTGAGCGGTGGTGTAGCAGTACTGTATGTAGGTGCAGCTACTGAAGTGGAAATGAAAGAAAAGAAAGATCGTGTGGATGATGCTCTGCATGCTACAAGAGCCGCTGTAGAAGAAGGTATCGTTCCTGGCGGTGGTGTGGCTTATATCCGTGCACTGGAAGCTCTTGAAAAACTTCAGGGCGACAACGACGACGAAACCACGGGTATCAACATCGTAAAACGCGCTATTGAAGAACCCCTCCGCCAGATTGCCAACAACGCCGGCTGGGAAGGTTCCATCGTAGTGCAAAAAGTAAAAGATGGACAGGGTGATTTCGGATTCAATGCCCGTACCGAAGAATTTGAAAAACTGTTGTCGGCCGGTGTCATTGATCCAGCCAAGGTTACCCGTATCGCCCTCGAAAACGCTGCTTCCATTGCCGGTATGCTGCTCACTACCGAATGTGTGGTTGCAGATAAACCGGAACCCAAGCAGAATACTCCTGCTCCTGCAGGTGGCATGGGCGGTATGGATTATTAA
- the nusB gene encoding transcription antitermination factor NusB — protein sequence MQILYALETAESPLASLEDARRLIDPHLDQSEAIYAYLLYFLTEVASYARTDAQIRASKLLPTPEDLNVNTKIADNKWVKYLQEHPVFQQKKKKALLEHVIDMDLVKKIYHQLIELDVYRFYIIAAERDEKEEKEILSYIFHELMMKNEEFDQHMEDNFPHWPDDRDMMSVLINNFFQKPTGIDFNSIVPEEKRVYAAELLFTASEKKSYCRDLIAPKLEHWDPERIAVIDMILMIMAICEFLYFPTIPTKVTINEYIDIAKAYSTPQSGQFVNGILDNILKDLEAQEKIQKTDQARN from the coding sequence ATGCAAATATTATATGCTCTTGAAACAGCAGAATCACCTCTTGCCAGTCTGGAGGATGCCCGTAGATTAATTGACCCGCATTTGGATCAGTCTGAAGCTATCTATGCTTATTTGCTTTATTTTCTTACCGAAGTGGCCAGTTATGCCCGGACAGATGCCCAGATCCGCGCTTCCAAACTCCTTCCGACTCCAGAAGACCTGAATGTCAACACCAAAATTGCGGATAACAAATGGGTGAAATATCTGCAGGAACATCCGGTGTTTCAGCAGAAAAAGAAAAAAGCATTACTGGAGCATGTGATTGACATGGATCTTGTGAAAAAGATTTATCATCAATTGATTGAACTGGATGTATATCGTTTCTATATCATTGCTGCTGAGCGAGATGAAAAGGAAGAGAAAGAAATATTGTCCTACATTTTTCATGAGCTGATGATGAAAAATGAAGAATTTGATCAGCACATGGAAGATAATTTTCCACATTGGCCGGATGACCGGGATATGATGAGTGTGTTGATCAATAATTTCTTCCAGAAACCTACAGGTATTGATTTTAATTCCATTGTGCCCGAAGAAAAACGGGTATATGCAGCAGAATTATTGTTTACTGCTAGTGAAAAAAAATCATATTGCAGGGATCTGATTGCACCCAAACTGGAACATTGGGATCCGGAACGGATTGCCGTGATTGATATGATTCTCATGATCATGGCTATTTGTGAGTTTCTGTATTTCCCGACTATTCCTACCAAAGTAACCATCAACGAATATATTGATATTGCAAAAGCATATAGTACACCGCAAAGTGGCCAGTTTGTGAATGGCATTCTGGATAATATCCTGAAGGATCTGGAGGCGCAGGAAAAAATTCAGAAAACCGACCAGGCACGGAATTAA
- a CDS encoding MFS transporter, whose translation MPPPVQRPHLRFGQIWNMSVGFFGIQIGFALQNANASRIFQTLGASVDHIPILWIAAPVTGLVVQPIIGYLSDRTWHRFWGRRRPYFFVGSLLAALALVLMPNSRAVWQAAVMLWLMDASINITMEPFRAFVGDQLPSSQRTLGFAMQTFFIGLGAVLGSQFPYLMTHVLHVSNAVHHHIPLSVKYAFYLGAACFFAAVSWTVFTTREYPPDDMEAWKTHKQQTRGLFVSLREIGKGFVQMPRTMLQLAVVQFFTWIAFFALWIYTTSAVAQQVYHTTDAQSQAFQDAGDWVGVLFSVYNGVSAFMAFLLPWIARTVKRTYTHLICLFIGSAGLISIYFMHQQWLLIWPMLAIGLAWASTLTMPYAILAGALPPEKMGFYMGVFNFFIVIPQILAAVLLGFLIRFFFHNESIYAMLIGGGCMLIAALMNLIVSDRDDQVSKPFSSSKKKKTVLPETS comes from the coding sequence ATGCCACCGCCTGTACAACGCCCGCATCTTCGTTTCGGGCAGATCTGGAATATGAGTGTAGGCTTTTTTGGGATACAAATAGGCTTTGCCCTCCAGAATGCCAATGCCAGCCGCATTTTTCAGACGTTGGGCGCCTCTGTTGATCATATTCCGATACTCTGGATTGCTGCACCTGTTACAGGACTTGTGGTACAACCGATTATCGGATACCTGAGTGACCGCACCTGGCACAGGTTCTGGGGCAGGCGGCGACCGTATTTTTTTGTGGGTTCTTTGTTAGCTGCCCTGGCGCTGGTGCTGATGCCCAATAGCAGGGCTGTGTGGCAGGCCGCTGTTATGCTGTGGTTGATGGATGCATCTATCAACATCACAATGGAACCTTTCCGGGCATTTGTGGGCGATCAGTTGCCTTCTTCCCAGCGCACGCTGGGGTTTGCCATGCAAACTTTTTTCATTGGGCTGGGAGCCGTGCTGGGCTCACAGTTTCCCTATCTGATGACTCATGTGCTGCATGTGAGCAATGCCGTACATCATCATATCCCGCTTTCCGTGAAATATGCCTTTTATCTAGGTGCAGCTTGTTTTTTTGCAGCCGTCAGCTGGACGGTATTCACTACCCGTGAATATCCTCCGGATGATATGGAAGCATGGAAAACACACAAACAACAAACCCGTGGATTATTTGTGAGCCTGCGTGAAATAGGAAAGGGATTTGTGCAAATGCCTCGGACCATGTTGCAACTGGCCGTGGTACAGTTTTTTACCTGGATTGCATTTTTTGCCTTGTGGATATATACCACTTCTGCGGTTGCGCAGCAGGTGTATCACACCACCGATGCCCAATCGCAGGCTTTTCAAGACGCGGGCGACTGGGTAGGTGTTTTATTTTCCGTGTATAACGGTGTTTCGGCATTTATGGCTTTTCTGCTGCCATGGATTGCCCGTACCGTGAAGCGCACCTATACGCATCTGATATGTTTGTTCATAGGCAGTGCCGGACTGATCAGCATTTATTTCATGCATCAGCAATGGCTGCTGATATGGCCCATGCTTGCCATAGGCCTGGCATGGGCTTCCACGCTTACCATGCCCTATGCTATTCTGGCCGGTGCATTGCCACCTGAAAAAATGGGTTTTTACATGGGCGTATTTAACTTTTTCATCGTCATCCCGCAGATTCTGGCAGCCGTGCTGCTGGGATTTCTCATCCGGTTTTTCTTCCATAATGAAAGCATATATGCCATGCTGATCGGCGGAGGATGTATGCTGATCGCAGCCTTGATGAACCTGATTGTATCAGATCGGGATGATCAAGTCAGCAAACCTTTTTCATCTTCCAAAAAGAAAAAAACTGTTTTACCGGAAACATCATAA
- a CDS encoding co-chaperone GroES has product MANKLNITPLADRVIVKPAPAEEKTKGGIIIPDTAKEKPQKGTVVAAGPGKKDEPTTVKPGDTVLYGKYAGTEISFDGEDYLIMRESDILAIVPE; this is encoded by the coding sequence ATGGCAAACAAGTTAAACATCACACCACTCGCCGACCGGGTGATTGTCAAACCCGCTCCCGCCGAAGAAAAAACAAAGGGAGGCATCATTATCCCCGACACCGCTAAGGAAAAACCACAGAAAGGAACTGTTGTGGCTGCCGGACCGGGTAAAAAAGACGAACCTACCACAGTAAAACCCGGTGACACTGTCTTGTACGGCAAATATGCAGGCACAGAAATCAGTTTCGATGGAGAAGATTACCTGATCATGCGCGAATCTGACATCCTGGCTATTGTGCCTGAATAA
- the pgmB gene encoding beta-phosphoglucomutase: MNKPFFQACIFDLDGVLVNTAHYHFLSWKQITNRWKVTFTEQDNESLKGLSREDSLSRLLHITGKQLTPAEREQALIEKNELFRQYLTQMTPDDVLPGVTACLRFLKENHIRLAVASSSKNARMVLQKTELTPWFDVIVDGTEIEKAKPDPEVFLKAAARLNIQPHQAIVFEDAKAGVEAALAGGFCCVGVGQADILQQAHLIIPDFASISPSDLWISLSGLSADVKY; the protein is encoded by the coding sequence ATGAATAAACCTTTTTTTCAAGCTTGTATTTTTGATCTGGATGGAGTACTGGTAAACACGGCGCATTATCATTTCCTGTCATGGAAGCAAATCACAAACCGCTGGAAGGTAACATTTACGGAACAGGATAATGAATCATTAAAAGGATTGAGCCGGGAAGATTCTCTTTCCCGTTTGCTGCATATTACCGGTAAACAACTTACGCCTGCAGAGCGGGAACAAGCATTGATTGAAAAAAATGAATTATTCCGGCAATATCTGACACAAATGACACCCGACGATGTTTTGCCGGGAGTAACGGCCTGCCTCAGGTTTCTGAAAGAAAATCATATCCGCCTTGCAGTAGCCTCATCCAGTAAAAATGCGAGAATGGTTTTGCAAAAAACAGAACTCACCCCATGGTTTGATGTCATTGTTGATGGCACAGAAATCGAAAAAGCCAAACCCGATCCGGAAGTGTTTCTCAAAGCGGCCGCCCGGCTGAATATACAACCGCATCAGGCCATTGTGTTTGAAGATGCCAAAGCAGGTGTGGAAGCTGCACTTGCAGGAGGTTTCTGTTGTGTAGGCGTCGGTCAGGCAGATATATTGCAACAGGCACATCTGATTATTCCTGATTTTGCTTCTATTTCTCCATCTGATTTGTGGATATCATTATCTGGTTTATCTGCAGATGTTAAATATTAA
- a CDS encoding glycoside hydrolase family 13 protein, whose translation MKKLMLTLSSAIAVAGTHPAIAQTQQIFDHVCPSFWWTGMKWSRVQILFHAQENLQQANVQTRYPGVKIIQVHPVENPHYLFVDLQIEPTAKPGNIPLQFTLDDHRSFVYHYHLYPRNPDDGKTRALGINAGDFIYLLMPDRFANGDTTNDRITGMLDQSLQRDSLTARHGGDLQGVINHLDYLKNLGITAIWMTPVLENNEAHASYHGYAFTDHYRVDPRLGNNELYRKLVEKAHQMGLKVIQDIVLNHVGEQHWFVRDMPMKDWLNQWPHYTNTTYRESPLFDPYASKADQKQMSDGWFTPFMPDLNQRNPYVANYLIQNAIWWVEYAGVDAYRIDTYIYCDLDFMNHFNAALLREFPHLHLFGETWVHGVLPQAYFTRNHLDIPFKSNLPGVCDFQWCFATQNAFTQKNGWTSGIIEPYLTLAQDFVYQDPMKNVIFLDNHDMSRIYSVVGQDIRKYESAFTLLLTSRGIPQMYYGDEILMKGISAPDGLVRKDFPGGWPNDTVNKFTESGRSDTENIAFHFIQNLAHFRQQSEALRFGKLMQYMPQANVYVYFRYTSHETVMVAINGNDDDVSVSTNRFVERIHGYQHAYDVLNRQTIEDISQFHLAPYGSLVWQLKP comes from the coding sequence ATGAAAAAACTGATGTTGACTTTATCTTCTGCTATTGCAGTTGCTGGTACGCATCCCGCCATTGCCCAGACACAGCAGATTTTTGACCATGTGTGTCCGTCGTTCTGGTGGACCGGCATGAAATGGTCGCGCGTGCAGATTCTGTTTCATGCACAGGAAAATCTTCAGCAGGCAAACGTACAAACCCGCTATCCCGGTGTAAAAATTATTCAGGTTCATCCTGTGGAAAATCCACATTATTTATTTGTAGATCTGCAAATTGAACCCACTGCCAAGCCTGGTAATATTCCTTTGCAATTCACATTGGACGACCACCGCAGCTTTGTGTATCATTACCATTTGTATCCCCGCAATCCGGATGACGGCAAAACCAGAGCCCTGGGCATAAACGCTGGTGATTTCATTTATCTGCTGATGCCCGATCGTTTTGCCAATGGTGATACCACCAATGACCGGATAACCGGCATGCTCGATCAATCATTGCAGCGAGATTCTCTTACAGCCCGCCATGGTGGCGATCTGCAGGGCGTGATCAATCATCTGGATTATCTGAAAAACCTGGGCATTACAGCTATCTGGATGACGCCTGTGCTGGAAAACAACGAAGCACACGCATCCTATCATGGATATGCCTTTACCGATCACTATCGTGTGGACCCGCGGCTGGGCAATAATGAATTGTACCGAAAACTGGTAGAGAAAGCCCATCAAATGGGATTAAAAGTGATTCAGGATATTGTATTGAATCATGTAGGTGAACAACATTGGTTTGTGCGCGATATGCCCATGAAAGACTGGCTGAATCAATGGCCGCATTATACCAATACCACCTATCGCGAGTCTCCTTTATTCGATCCCTATGCATCAAAAGCAGATCAGAAGCAAATGAGTGATGGCTGGTTTACTCCCTTTATGCCTGATCTGAATCAACGCAATCCTTATGTAGCCAATTATCTCATCCAGAATGCCATCTGGTGGGTGGAATATGCAGGTGTGGATGCATACCGGATTGATACCTACATCTACTGTGATCTGGATTTTATGAACCATTTCAATGCAGCTCTGCTGCGTGAATTTCCTCATCTGCATTTATTTGGTGAAACATGGGTGCATGGTGTATTGCCACAGGCTTATTTCACCAGAAATCATCTGGATATTCCTTTCAAATCCAACTTACCCGGCGTATGTGATTTTCAATGGTGCTTTGCTACACAAAATGCTTTTACACAAAAAAACGGATGGACATCGGGAATCATCGAACCTTATCTGACACTCGCGCAGGACTTTGTGTATCAGGATCCCATGAAGAATGTGATATTTCTGGATAATCATGACATGAGCCGCATTTATTCCGTAGTGGGGCAGGATATCCGCAAATATGAATCAGCTTTCACCTTGTTGCTTACCTCACGCGGTATTCCGCAAATGTATTATGGTGATGAAATTTTGATGAAAGGCATATCAGCCCCCGACGGACTGGTGAGAAAAGATTTCCCGGGCGGATGGCCAAACGATACTGTCAATAAGTTTACCGAAAGCGGAAGATCGGATACCGAAAACATTGCTTTTCATTTCATACAGAATCTGGCTCATTTTCGGCAGCAAAGTGAAGCACTTCGTTTTGGCAAACTCATGCAATATATGCCGCAAGCAAATGTATATGTGTATTTCCGCTATACATCGCATGAAACTGTCATGGTAGCTATCAACGGCAATGATGACGATGTTTCCGTTTCCACGAATCGTTTTGTTGAACGCATACATGGATATCAACATGCCTATGATGTGTTGAACCGGCAAACGATTGAAGATATCTCACAGTTTCATTTGGCACCTTATGGCTCATTGGTATGGCAATTGAAACCATAA